In a single window of the Amycolatopsis sp. cg5 genome:
- a CDS encoding sugar phosphate isomerase/epimerase family protein has protein sequence MIRPGLCSVTLRRLDVDDVAERAASAGLKVIEWGADVHVRPGDDWGLGRAREAMARHDLVCGSYGSYFRATRGEIGHFTDIAATAQEIGAPRIRVWAGKSGSADVEPDEREQVVAGLREATDIAADHGIELALEFHGGTLTDTAESTIQLLDEVDRANLGTYWQPPQDLPDEPALAGLRLVLDHVRAVHVFSWWPANERRLLTARAPLWTEAFKILTELDRPLDALLEFVPGNDPELLSGEAQSLRELL, from the coding sequence GTGATCCGCCCGGGACTGTGCTCGGTGACCTTGCGCCGCCTCGACGTCGACGACGTCGCCGAGCGGGCCGCGTCGGCGGGCCTGAAAGTGATCGAGTGGGGCGCGGACGTCCACGTCCGCCCCGGTGACGACTGGGGTCTCGGCCGTGCCCGCGAAGCCATGGCACGCCACGACCTCGTCTGCGGCTCGTACGGCTCGTACTTCCGTGCCACCCGTGGGGAAATCGGCCACTTCACCGACATCGCCGCGACCGCGCAGGAGATCGGCGCGCCCCGGATCCGGGTCTGGGCAGGCAAATCCGGTTCGGCCGACGTCGAGCCCGACGAGCGCGAGCAGGTGGTGGCCGGGCTGCGCGAGGCCACCGACATCGCGGCCGACCACGGCATCGAGCTCGCGCTCGAGTTCCACGGCGGCACCCTCACCGACACCGCCGAGTCCACCATCCAGCTGCTGGACGAGGTCGACCGCGCCAACCTCGGCACCTATTGGCAGCCACCCCAGGACCTCCCGGACGAGCCCGCCTTGGCGGGCCTGCGGCTGGTACTCGACCACGTGCGCGCGGTGCACGTCTTCTCGTGGTGGCCCGCCAACGAGCGCCGGCTGCTCACCGCCAGGGCTCCTTTGTGGACGGAGGCGTTCAAGATACTGACGGAGCTGGACCGCCCGCTCGACGCGTTGCTGGAGTTCGTGCCGGGCAACGACCCCGAGCTGCTGTCCGGAGAGGCGCAGTCGCTGCGGGAACTCCTGTGA
- a CDS encoding SGNH/GDSL hydrolase family protein, with amino-acid sequence MTGPFTEQDRLLFIGDSITDSGRDRSDPNSLGAGYVRQIAAALNAPAVLNKGLNGNRIYDMKARWATDVLAERPTVVTVKIGINDTWRTFDRGLASPIDRFHAAYTSVLAQTRRHLTADLYIITPFLLPVRAEQHSWMDDLAPRIEVARELAAEFGARLVRADLIMPKAAAEHGAATLAPDGVHPSGLGHRILAAAWLDAAGVPPPHTWAHTDETGPDHQVRARPATQEPEGP; translated from the coding sequence GTGACCGGCCCGTTCACCGAGCAAGACCGGCTGCTCTTCATCGGCGACTCGATCACCGACTCCGGCCGCGACCGCTCGGACCCGAACTCGCTCGGCGCCGGCTACGTCCGCCAGATCGCGGCCGCACTGAACGCGCCAGCCGTGCTCAACAAGGGCCTGAACGGCAACCGGATCTACGACATGAAGGCACGCTGGGCCACCGACGTGCTCGCCGAGCGCCCGACCGTGGTGACGGTCAAGATCGGCATCAACGACACCTGGCGCACCTTCGACCGGGGACTCGCCAGCCCGATCGACCGTTTCCACGCGGCCTACACCAGTGTCCTCGCCCAGACCCGCCGTCACCTCACGGCGGATCTGTACATCATCACGCCGTTCCTCCTGCCGGTCAGGGCGGAGCAGCACAGCTGGATGGACGACCTCGCACCCCGCATCGAGGTCGCCCGCGAGCTGGCGGCCGAGTTCGGCGCCCGCCTGGTCAGGGCGGACCTGATCATGCCGAAAGCGGCCGCCGAACACGGCGCGGCCACCCTCGCGCCCGACGGCGTCCACCCGAGCGGGCTCGGCCACCGCATCCTGGCCGCGGCCTGGCTCGACGCGGCAGGTGTGCCCCCGCCCCACACCTGGGCGCACACCGACGAGACGGGTCCGGACCACCAGGTCCGGGCCCGTCCCGCTACCCAGGAGCCGGAAGGTCCATGA
- a CDS encoding nuclear transport factor 2 family protein translates to MSNDVAGEVIKAEHERIQCLLDVDRGAYDRLHAEEYRLCNPTGAVWTKAEYLDLLTTGRVVYRELGLIGDVDAIVGTDVVVLRYRCFIALTVHGADIPRHEAWHTDVYTEDGGTWRCVWSQATGIMDLPAPG, encoded by the coding sequence ATGAGCAATGATGTGGCCGGCGAAGTGATCAAGGCCGAGCATGAGCGGATCCAGTGTCTTCTCGACGTGGATCGCGGCGCCTACGACCGCTTGCACGCCGAGGAGTACCGGTTGTGCAACCCGACCGGCGCCGTGTGGACGAAGGCCGAATACCTCGATCTCCTCACCACCGGGCGGGTCGTCTACCGGGAGCTGGGGCTGATCGGCGACGTGGACGCCATCGTCGGCACCGACGTCGTCGTCCTGCGGTACCGGTGCTTCATCGCGCTCACCGTCCACGGCGCGGACATCCCGCGGCACGAGGCCTGGCACACCGACGTCTACACCGAGGACGGCGGCACGTGGCGTTGTGTCTGGTCGCAGGCCACCGGGATCATGGACCTTCCGGCTCCTGGGTAG
- a CDS encoding DUF222 domain-containing protein — protein MASTETLADAPPQWWRVDKDALMLDYVALEQEKRRLDAKQGHILAEIESRGVREVTGYAALSHRVAKCARMRPSEANARVKRARDLNQRRDGATEIPAFAPYTATAAAEGVLGADQIDAVLKALHALPTTLTAEEREGGEKILTDLAAVGDLNEIPVAGKRLLDQIDPDGPEPRDPEPAERGNELQYITHRDGSHGVKVRIDSETLARLKALLDPMAKPRPATDEEGPDTRSQWERNGDAFATFVRLGMAHPDIPTQTGESVHVVVTVSLEDLKTGLGRACLDLVGDISAAEARRMACECKVIPATLGAHGEPLDLGRAQRLASPALRRALAIRDRGCAFPGCTEPQQRCTAHHIVHWAHHGETEIHNLVLLCARHHRLVHHSDWKVRMAYDNLPEFIPPKFIDAAQTPRRNTMHTTRT, from the coding sequence ATGGCCAGCACCGAGACACTTGCCGACGCGCCGCCTCAGTGGTGGCGCGTGGACAAGGACGCGCTCATGCTGGACTACGTCGCCCTCGAACAAGAAAAACGCCGCCTCGACGCCAAACAAGGGCACATTCTCGCGGAGATCGAATCCCGCGGTGTGCGGGAAGTGACCGGCTACGCGGCGCTCTCGCACAGGGTGGCCAAATGCGCGCGGATGAGACCGTCGGAGGCGAACGCGCGGGTCAAACGAGCCCGCGACTTGAACCAGCGTCGTGATGGTGCCACAGAGATTCCCGCGTTCGCACCCTATACCGCGACCGCTGCTGCCGAAGGCGTTCTGGGTGCGGATCAGATCGACGCCGTGTTGAAAGCTTTGCACGCGCTGCCGACCACGCTGACCGCCGAAGAGCGGGAAGGTGGGGAGAAGATCCTCACCGACCTCGCCGCTGTTGGCGACCTCAACGAGATCCCCGTGGCGGGCAAGCGGCTGCTCGACCAGATCGACCCCGACGGGCCAGAACCCCGCGACCCTGAACCGGCCGAACGTGGGAACGAGTTGCAGTACATCACCCACCGCGACGGCAGCCACGGCGTGAAAGTCCGTATCGACTCCGAAACCCTCGCCCGACTCAAAGCCCTCCTCGATCCCATGGCGAAACCCCGCCCGGCCACCGACGAAGAAGGCCCGGACACCCGCTCGCAGTGGGAACGCAACGGCGACGCCTTCGCCACCTTCGTCCGCCTCGGCATGGCCCACCCCGACATCCCCACCCAAACCGGAGAATCCGTCCACGTCGTCGTGACCGTCTCACTCGAAGACCTCAAAACCGGCCTCGGCCGGGCGTGCCTGGACCTGGTCGGCGACATCTCCGCCGCCGAAGCCCGACGGATGGCGTGCGAGTGCAAGGTCATCCCCGCCACACTCGGCGCCCACGGCGAACCACTCGACCTCGGCCGAGCCCAACGCCTCGCCTCCCCCGCCCTACGCCGGGCCCTCGCCATCAGAGACCGAGGCTGCGCGTTCCCCGGGTGCACGGAGCCGCAGCAACGCTGTACCGCCCACCACATTGTCCACTGGGCACACCACGGCGAGACCGAAATCCACAATCTCGTGCTGCTCTGCGCGCGGCATCACCGCCTGGTCCATCACAGTGACTGGAAAGTCCGGATGGCCTACGACAACCTCCCCGAATTCATTCCACCGAAGTTCATCGACGCCGCCCAGACACCCCGCCGCAACACCATGCACACCACCCGAACCTGA
- a CDS encoding HpcH/HpaI aldolase/citrate lyase family protein, which yields MPVRVTTFRDDLSSSSRALVGMWVSSGSPLVAEICAGSGLDWLLIDGEHSPIGLESVVSLLQAVSGYPVTPMVRAPSDDSVVLKQLLDAGAQNLLIPMVDSAEQAAAAVRSVRYPPHGIRGVGSALARAAQWNRIEGYLTRADEFVSLFVQIESVAGVDAAAAIASVDGVDGVFVGPSDLAASMGLLGQQTHPDVTAAVLRTFKAVLAAGKPVGVNAFDPAQAQLYLDAGATFVLVGADVALLARGSEALTDHYLNPRPQ from the coding sequence ATGCCGGTTCGTGTGACGACCTTCCGCGACGACCTGTCGTCGTCCTCGCGGGCCTTGGTCGGAATGTGGGTCTCGTCGGGCAGCCCGCTGGTCGCGGAGATCTGCGCGGGCTCGGGCCTGGACTGGCTGCTGATCGACGGCGAGCACTCACCGATCGGCCTCGAGTCGGTGGTCTCGCTGCTGCAGGCGGTCTCCGGTTACCCGGTCACCCCGATGGTGCGAGCTCCGTCCGACGACAGTGTGGTCCTGAAGCAGCTCCTGGACGCCGGGGCTCAGAACCTGCTGATCCCCATGGTGGATTCGGCCGAGCAGGCGGCCGCTGCTGTTCGGTCGGTCCGGTACCCGCCGCACGGCATCCGCGGGGTGGGCAGCGCTTTGGCCCGCGCGGCCCAATGGAACCGGATCGAGGGCTACCTCACTCGCGCCGACGAGTTCGTGTCCTTGTTCGTGCAGATCGAGTCGGTCGCGGGTGTCGACGCGGCTGCCGCGATCGCCTCGGTGGACGGCGTCGACGGCGTCTTCGTCGGACCGTCCGATCTGGCGGCCTCGATGGGCTTGCTCGGCCAGCAGACACACCCCGACGTCACGGCGGCGGTGTTGCGCACCTTCAAGGCGGTACTGGCCGCGGGGAAACCCGTGGGCGTCAACGCCTTCGACCCCGCCCAGGCCCAGCTCTACCTGGACGCCGGCGCAACCTTCGTCCTGGTCGGCGCCGACGTAGCCCTCCTCGCCCGAGGCTCCGAAGCCCTAACCGACCACTACCTCAACCCCCGCCCCCAATAA